Genomic window (Bosea vaviloviae):
GGTTATGCTCTGAAACACACCGTCATTCCGGGCGCAGCCCTTGGGTCCGATCTTCGATCGGCCCAAGGATAAACTCCGCGGAGGCCCGGGATTCCATAGGCGTCATGGTCGGGCTTGACCCGACCATCTCGTAAACCAGAGCACTCTGGTCAGGAGATTCTCGGGTCAAGCCCGAGAAAGACGGCCTATGATGGTTCTGTGGCCAGCCACCCAGCCTAGTGGCTTCGCGAAGCCAATGTCGCGTTGAGGTCGCTCGTCGCCTGCAAGGCGCGGCGACGCACCAGCAACTGGTCGAGAAGCCGCAGGCCCTCGGGCCAGCCGCCATGGCCGCTGGCGACGTTGATATGGCCCGCATCGCCGGCATCGACGAAGGCAGCCTCCCACATATTGGCGATCACATGGGCGCGGTCCTGCGCCATATAGGGGTCGGTTCGGCTGGCGACGACGATCGCCGGGAAGCTGAAGGGCTCGTCGGGCAGCGGCCCGAACGAGGCGATGCCGCGAATGCGCGAAATCCGCAATTCCGGATCGGCGGGGGCGACCAGAAGCGCACCGCCGATCGCCAGTTCCGGATGGCGCGCGGCGAGATGGGCGATCAGGGTCGCGCCGAGGCTGTGGCCGACGAGGATCGCACCCGGGCGCCGCGCGACATGGCTGCGAAGCGCCGCGATCCATTCGTCGAGATCGGGCGCGTCCCAGTCGCGCTGCTGGACACGCTCGACATGGTCGAGCTCGGTTTCCCAGCGGCTTTGCCAGTGTGCGGGCTCCGAATTGTAGAGGCCGGGCACGATGAGGACTGTCATGACGGTTGTTCCCTAGGCCTAGAGCCGGATGATTTCAGATCGGATCACCAAGTGATCCGATCTGAAATCTGAATCCGTCTCTCATCAAAGAGTTGGAGCAGGATGCGAAAAAGCGGGAACCGGTTTTTCGCATCCTGCTCCAACGATCATCGGGGGCGGGGCATGACGGGTCAACGAAACGTGTTGGCAAATTCCGATGGGTTGGTGGGACACCAAGCGCGCCGAAGGCGCGCTTGGGAGAAGCCTGTTCCGATCGCGGCGGCAGGGGAGGAAACTGCCTAGAATCGAGGCGGCCCTCACTCGGCAGCGGCGGGCCAGCTCCGGCGGAACTGGGCCGCGCGGTGACGGTCGGGCAGACGCGGCGCCCCAAACAGCTTCTGCCGCAGCGGCCCCTCCTCATAGGCGGTCTTGTAGAGCCCCCGGTTCTGCAACTCCGGAACCACGAGGTCGACGAAGGCCTCGACACTTTCGGGCGTGACGGTGCGGGTCAGGTTGAAGCCGTCGACATCGGCCTCCTCGACCCAGGCGGCGAGCTGGTCTGCGACCTGGGACGGGCTGCCGACGATCGGCTGGTTGCGGCTGCCGAGCTTCATCTGCTCGCGCAGCGCGCGCACCGTCCAGACCTTGTCCGGGCTGCGCTTGGTGATCGCCTCCAGCGCCGAGTTGTTGGCGTCGTTCTTGACGAAGCTGATCGGCTCGTCGGGGTCGTAAGCCGCGAAATCCAGCCCGACCGAGGCCGAGAAATGGGCGAGCCCGCCCTCTGCGCTGGCATGCTCGCGATATTCGGCGAAGAGATCCTGTGCCTCGGCTTCGGTCGGGGCGACGATCACGGTCACGCCGACGAAGGCCTTGACGTCGTCGGGCCTGCGCCCGGCTGCCACGGCCTTGCGGCGGATATCCTCGACCACCGAGCGGGTGATCGCCCGGCTCGGGCCGTTGACGAAGACGCATTCGGCATGCTCGCCAGCAAAGCGCCGGCCGCGGTCGGAGGAGCCGGCCTGATAGAGCAGGGGCGTGCGCTGCGGCGAGGGCTCGCTAAGATGGATGCCGTCGACCTGATAATGCGGACCGCGATGGCTGATGCGGTGGACCTTGGACGGATTGGTGAAGATCCGGCGCTCGCGGTCACGCAGCACCGCGTCATCCTCCCAGCTTCCTTCCCAGAGCTTGTAGACCACCTCCATGAACTCGTCGGCGACGTCGTAGCGCCCGTCATGGTTCTGGAGCTTGTCCTGGCCGAGGCCACGGGCGGCGCTGTCGAGATAGCCGGTGACGATGTTCCAGCCGATCCGGCCCTTGGTCAGGTGGTCGAGCGTCGAGAAGCGCCGCGCGAACAGATAGGGCTGCTCATAGGTCAGGTTGACGGTGATGCCGAAGCCGAGATGCTCCGTCACCGCCGCCATGATCGGGGCGAGCAGGATCGGGTCGTTGAGCGGTGTCTGCGCCCCGGTGATCAGCGCCGTCTCCGGGCCGCCCTTATAGACGTCGTAGAGGCCGATGATGTCGGCGATGAAGAGCCCGTCGAACAGGCCGCGCTCCAGCGTGCGCGCCAGATGCTGCCAATAGGCGATGTCGGTGTAGTCCGCCGAGCGGTCGCGCGGATGCGTCCACATGCCATGCGAAATATGCCCGACGCAGTTCATGTCGAAGGCGTTGAGCCGGATCTGCTTGCGGGCCTGGCTCATTCGGCGGCTTCCTTGATGGGGTGCTCGGCGATGCCGACGCTCCAGACGCGGTCGGGCAGCTTTCCGTTGACGAGATAGTCGCCGACGATGCGGGCACGGTAGACGAGCGGGTTGTGCGAGAGGATGGTGCGGGCATTGCGCCAGTGCCGGTCGAGCGCGGTCTCGTGGCGCACCGCCGAAGCGCCCAGCGCATCGAACAATCGCGAGGCTGAGCGGAGCACGATGTCGCCGATCGCGATCTGCGCCTGGTTGACCTCGATCTCCAGCGCCTGCGCGGCAGTGACCGCCGCTTCGCGATCGGCCCCCGCTGTTGCGACCTGCGCGGCGGCGAAGCCCGGCGCGGTCGCCAGAACCAGCGCCTCGGCGGCATAGGCGGCGGCACCGAGCTCGCCGATGACCTGCTTCAATTGCGGATCATCCTTGGCGAGGTCGCTATTGCCATGGCTGTAGACGCGCGTCCGGGCGCGCAGCTGGGCTGCTGTGTCGGTGACGATCGCGCGGGCGATGCCGGCAAGCGTCGCGAGCAGCACGACCTGGTAGATCGCGGTGAGATAGGGCGCGCGCTCCTCGCGTGTCCTGATCGCATGCGGCTCGACCGGGACATTGGCGAAGACGCCGGTGCCGGTGCCCGTCAACTTCTGGCCGAAGCCGTCCCAATCGTCGCTGATCGTGATGCCGGGATGGTGGCGCGCGGTCAGCGCCGAGACATGGGCCTCGTCGCTGCGGCGGGCCGAGACGTCGATCCAGTCGGCGAAGATGCTGCCGGTGGTGTAGAATTTCGTGCCGTTCAGCAGCCACTGCCCGTCGACCTGCTGGAGGCTGGTCGAGCGCTTGTCCAGAATGGCGCCATCGGGCTCGGTCGAGGCATTGCCGATGATGTCGCCCTTGCCGAAGCGTGTGAGCCAGATCGCGCGCGACTGCGGATCGGCGTCGCTCAGCCTGTCCTCGACGATGGCGATATGGCCGCGGAACAGATGCGCGACATTGGAATCGGCGGCGGCGAGCTCGATCAGCAGGCGCAGGAAACCGGCATGGTTGAGCCCATAGCCGCCGAATTCTACGGGTACGCGCAGTGCGCCGAAACGCTGCTGCTTCAGCCAGCCGACCTCCTCGAAGGGAGGCGGCGCTCATGCTCGCGCGCGACGGCGCCTTCGGCGATCCGGGCGAAGATCGGCCGAAACAGCGCGGCCGCCGTCTCGAAGTCGCCAACGCTGCTTTTGTCTGGCTTCGCGGCTTTGCCCGGGTTTGCGGAAACAAGGGTCAAGGGTTCGGTCATCGGATGTCCTTCGCGGTGTTGCGAAACGTGGGCGGGCTCAGGCTGTGCGGCAGGCCGTCACCGCCTGAGCCTCGGGTTGAGAGCCTGGTTCAGGGCGTCGCCGAGCAGGTTCAGGGCGAGCACGGTGACCATGATCGCGAGGCCGGGAATGGCGGTCTGGTACCAGGCCGTGCGCAAGGCATCGCGGCCGGCGCCGATCATCGTGCCCCAGCTGACATGGTTGGGGTCGCCGAGGCCGAGGAAGGACAGGCCCGCCTCCGAGAGGATCGCGGTCGCGACCAGGATCGAGGCCGCCACGATGACCGGCGTCATCGCGTTCGGGATGATGTGAACCACCAGGATACGCCAGTCCCGCATGCCCATGGCGACCAGCGCCTGGACGAAATCGCGGTCGCGCAGCGTCATCACCTCGGCTCGCGTCAGGCGGGCGATGCCGGGCCAGGCCGTGACGCCGAGCGCCAGGATGATCGTGAAGATCGATGGGTTGAGCACCGCGACCAGCACGATCGCCAGCAGGAAGGCCGGCATCGTCTGGAAGAGCTCGGTCACCCGCATCACGACATCGTCGATCCAGCCGCCGTAATAGCCGGCGATGGCGCCAAGCGAGACGCCGATGCCAAGCGCGATGGCGGCGGCGATCGCTCCCACCATCAGCGAGACGGAGGCGCCGTGGAACAGCCCGGCCGCGATATCGCGCCCCATCAGGTCGGTGCCGAGCGGATAGTCGGGGTCGGTTGCCGGCCAGGTGAAGGGGGCGGCGACCATGTCGAAGGGGTCGCCGGGGAAGAGCAGCGGCGCCGTCACGGCGGCCGCCAGCACGCCGATGACGACCAGGCTGCCCGCGATGCCGGCAGGCGAGGAGAGCAGCGTGCGCAGGATCGAGGGCCGGCTCATGCGCTCACCGCGATGCGCGGGTCGAGCCAGGCATAGAGCAGGTCGACCGTCAGGTTGACGGCCACCACGACGAAGGAGCTGAGCAGCATGATCGAGAGCAGCAGGTTGAGGTCGCGATTGCTGACCGCCTCGAAGGCGAGCCGGCCCATGCCAGGCCAGGCGAACACCGTCTCGACGACAACTGAGCCGCCGAGCAGGGAGCCGGCCTGGAGGCCGACCATGGTGACGAGCGGCAGGAGCGCGTTGCGGAAGCCGTGCCGAAGCGCGATGCGCCCTTCGCTCAGGCCCTTGGCGCGGGCCGTGCGGATATAGTCCTGGCTCATCGCCTCGATCATCGAGGCGCGGGTCATGCGGGCATAGATCGCGACGAAGAACAGCGCCAGGGTCGTCGCGGGCAAAACGAGATGGCGCAGCCGGTCGCCCCAGAGGACGAGCCCCCGCAGCGGAACCTGCGTCACCTCCTGGAAGCCGCCTGTCGGCAGCCATTGCAGGTGGACGCCGAAGAGCACGACCAGCATCAGCCCGACCCAGAAGAGCGGAGCCGAATAGGCGATCGTCGACAGGACCGAGACCAGGCTGTCGACGATCCCTCCAGGCCGGCGCGAAGCCAGGAGGCCAAGCGCCGTGCCGATCACGACGGCGAGGACAAGGCTCGTCAGCGCCAGCAGCAGCGTGCCGCCCAGGCGCTCGGTGATCAGGGTCGCGACCGGCACGCCGTAGCGATGGGAGAAGCCGAAATCGAGCGTCAGGACGTTCTTGAGATAGACGCCGAGCTGGGTCAGCACCGGCAGGTCGAGCCCGAAGGCCTTGCGCAGTTCGGCGACATAGCCGGCATCGGCCGCGGCGCCGCCCTGTTCGCTCGCCAGCACGTCAGCGAGATCGCCGGGCGCAAGC
Coding sequences:
- a CDS encoding ABC transporter permease, whose amino-acid sequence is MSRPSILRTLLSSPAGIAGSLVVIGVLAAAVTAPLLFPGDPFDMVAAPFTWPATDPDYPLGTDLMGRDIAAGLFHGASVSLMVGAIAAAIALGIGVSLGAIAGYYGGWIDDVVMRVTELFQTMPAFLLAIVLVAVLNPSIFTIILALGVTAWPGIARLTRAEVMTLRDRDFVQALVAMGMRDWRILVVHIIPNAMTPVIVAASILVATAILSEAGLSFLGLGDPNHVSWGTMIGAGRDALRTAWYQTAIPGLAIMVTVLALNLLGDALNQALNPRLRR
- a CDS encoding RBBP9/YdeN family alpha/beta hydrolase, with translation MTVLIVPGLYNSEPAHWQSRWETELDHVERVQQRDWDAPDLDEWIAALRSHVARRPGAILVGHSLGATLIAHLAARHPELAIGGALLVAPADPELRISRIRGIASFGPLPDEPFSFPAIVVASRTDPYMAQDRAHVIANMWEAAFVDAGDAGHINVASGHGGWPEGLRLLDQLLVRRRALQATSDLNATLASRSH
- a CDS encoding ABC transporter permease, giving the protein MLPYLTRRLLLAVPLILGIIAFNFFLLQLAPGDLADVLASEQGGAAADAGYVAELRKAFGLDLPVLTQLGVYLKNVLTLDFGFSHRYGVPVATLITERLGGTLLLALTSLVLAVVIGTALGLLASRRPGGIVDSLVSVLSTIAYSAPLFWVGLMLVVLFGVHLQWLPTGGFQEVTQVPLRGLVLWGDRLRHLVLPATTLALFFVAIYARMTRASMIEAMSQDYIRTARAKGLSEGRIALRHGFRNALLPLVTMVGLQAGSLLGGSVVVETVFAWPGMGRLAFEAVSNRDLNLLLSIMLLSSFVVVAVNLTVDLLYAWLDPRIAVSA
- a CDS encoding LLM class flavin-dependent oxidoreductase, with amino-acid sequence MSQARKQIRLNAFDMNCVGHISHGMWTHPRDRSADYTDIAYWQHLARTLERGLFDGLFIADIIGLYDVYKGGPETALITGAQTPLNDPILLAPIMAAVTEHLGFGITVNLTYEQPYLFARRFSTLDHLTKGRIGWNIVTGYLDSAARGLGQDKLQNHDGRYDVADEFMEVVYKLWEGSWEDDAVLRDRERRIFTNPSKVHRISHRGPHYQVDGIHLSEPSPQRTPLLYQAGSSDRGRRFAGEHAECVFVNGPSRAITRSVVEDIRRKAVAAGRRPDDVKAFVGVTVIVAPTEAEAQDLFAEYREHASAEGGLAHFSASVGLDFAAYDPDEPISFVKNDANNSALEAITKRSPDKVWTVRALREQMKLGSRNQPIVGSPSQVADQLAAWVEEADVDGFNLTRTVTPESVEAFVDLVVPELQNRGLYKTAYEEGPLRQKLFGAPRLPDRHRAAQFRRSWPAAAE